CGAGCTGATATTGCTCTGTTCGCCAGGATTGTCCAACGTTTGCGTGCGCAGCTCAGAAATCAGGTCTGGAACCTGCTTCCGGATACCTTCGTACTGAGCCTCGAAGGTGGTGTCGCCAGTAATTACGTAGCCCCGGATGGCCGCTTCAGCTTGGGACATACGGAACGAAACCTGCTGCAACAGCTCGAGCACAACGTGAGTATGCGTAACCCACTTGCTGTCTTCAATCAGGCCAATGATCGTTCGCTGAGAGACGATTCCGACCGTGCCGAGGAGCGCAAGCACGATGACAAATCCGGCAAGAACGGTTCTTTCGACAGTCAGTTTCATCAAAATCCGCGAGCCGTGGCAAAGAACAGCGAGAAAAACAGGGCGTTTTTCGAATTTCACTTCAAAGTCATAGAATTCTGCCCAAAACTTGCAAATTTTCCTGCAACGCAGGGAATTAACAGGGATTTCTGTGGATTTCTCCCTAAGCTACACACGAAACACCACTTAGTGTCGTTTTTCAAACGATTCAAGAAACTAACAGGGAATTATCAGGGAAGTTCCATGGCTCTGGCGACATTTTTCCGCAGCTAGTTCCATATTCGTATCGGCTGAACTGCGAAGCCTCCATGGCCGGATTCTAGTACGGCTTGGGATTTGGACGAGCTCCATAGGCCCGCAACAACAAAGCTGCGGAGAGCACCAGACAGCCCTCAAGAAGAAACTCTGCGACATTAACCTGGGCTCCCGGAAGGGCCTGATAGTGGCTAGTCCAGAGCGGAGCCCTCGAGAGGGCGTGCACGAGAGAATTATCGGAAGGGTGAACCTGCCGCCAGGGAGCAAGCGCGCATAGCGCTAGCCAACCCAACACCAAAAGGATAATGGCTAGCCTCGTGTTCCGAGTTGGCAGGGGCACCGCCATGCGTGATGTCAGATTAGGAAGGCGGGTATGGCGGTTAAATCCCACTGAAGTCGTAGAGTCATTTCCCATCCAGTTGGGTTTTCGCCTTCGTACTCGTTTAGCATGTTAGTTTCAATTTCAACCGAACAAGAAGTATCTACTACGAATCTCTCGCACAAACTGCGATCCCTGCCAACGCTAATCGATCTCTACGTTCTTCTGGTGGACCATGTCATGCGCAAGCACGGGTTTGACCCCGAACGGTGCGAATTTCCGGCCGAGCAAGCGCTGCCTCCCGTCGAAGCTCTCGGGCACGATTCCATTCAAGGTCGCTCCGCTCCCTGGCTCGGGGTCTCGCGAACTGATTTCCTCATTTCAAACGTCGAAGCGGAATGGTCTTCCTTTTCTGATACGCCCATGACCTTCTCTGAAGAGGAGCTGCTGTTGGTTGCCGTCTGAGTTAGGTAAATCGGCAGCGGAGCCAGTCAGGCGCGATTGGGAGCTGCAAGGTTGTTCTTTAGAGCGAAGAGAGCCAGCTCCAGACGGGTCGACATTCCGATCTTGTCGAAGATGTTCGTGAGATGCCGCTTCACCGTGTCTTCCGTGATGTTCAGTCGCGAAGCGATTTCCCGATTGCTGCAGCCTTCTGTGACTAGTCCTATCACTTCGATCTCTCGTTGAGTAAGACCATAGTTTCGCGGCTGTGCGCCTGCTCTCATGGACGCAGAAAGATCCGCCAGGATTTTGCCGACATCCCCCTCTTCGCGCCCCTCGACCCAGTAGTTGCCGTTGAGCACTGAGCGCATTGCAGGCTCGAGTTGAGCAATGCTCTTCTTACTCAAGATGCCACGAGCACCGAGCTGCAACGCTTGCACAATCTGTTCGGGGCCAACCGATGCGCTGAAGACAATCGTGTGTGCCGTGGCGTGCCTGGCAGAGAGTTCCTTCAACGCTTCAATTCCTGGCAGATTGGGCATAAGAAGGTCGAGCAGCAGTACGTCGGGATGCAGCTTCTCGACCTGCTCGATCGCCCGCTTACCGTCATGCGCTTCCCCAACCACCTGGAACTCCTGGCTCGCGGAGAGCTTCGCGCGGACAACTTCGCAGACAATTGGATCGTCATCAGCCAGCAGAACGAAAAACTTCTTTCCTGGAGTAGTCTTTCCCTGCGAATGGTTCGCCTTAGGAACAGGGCTCATGGCGGATAGAGTGTTCTCGTTTTACCCGATTTGAGATCCACAAAGCAAGCCTGCAGTGTGGGCGAGTACCAGAACGGGAGTGTCTCACAAGTGACAACATCACAGGATCTCGTGATGAACTACTGCTTCCGAGCTTCGCGCCAATTCTCCCACTGCTCATCGGATTGCATCTGCACAGCTCCATGCTTGGTCGCCCATTCCACAAAACCAGCCGGAGCATCGTGCACACCAAACACGTTGGCTCCCTTGATGGAGCGAATCTCGTTCCACTGGGAATCTTTGAGGGAGGCCAAACGAAGATCGGCATTATCGAACACGGCGCCCGTCAAGTCGGCTCTGCTGAAGTCTGCTCCTTCAAAGTCACCATCTTCCATTTCGGCTCCGGCGAGAGAGGCATCCTGAAAATTGCTCTGCCGGAAATTGGCAGAACGCAGGTTTGAATCCTGCAGGTTGGCGGCATCGAAATCACTGTTGCGGACATCCGCGGCGCTGAAATCCGATCGCAGCAGGCGGGCATTCTTGAGGCGAATTGCCTGTAGAAATGCTCCGGAGACATCCACGCCCACAAGCGGTACGCGATCCCGATTCAGCTCCTGCAGCGCTTCGATGCGACCTCCGCTTCCACCCTTACCTTGCGCTGTATTAATGACCTGCCAGGCTTGGTAGTGTCGCTGCTTCACGCGGTCTCCGGATTCATAAAAATAAAAGATCACGGCAACGAGAACGGAAAGGGTGCCGAAGTATTCCAATACCTCGACAAAGGTCCACCGGCTCAACGCAAACGCTACCCATTCCCAAACCCATTCGAGAGCAAAGAAGGGTGTGCTCCACGCTGGGATTTGTTGCCTGCGTTCACGCCAAGGAAGCGGCCGCTTACGGGCCTCGCGAAAAACGATCATGAGGTTTCCTCTTGAAACAGCGGTTGGGCTAACGATTGTAGAACTGCCGGATGGAATCGCTAATTCCGAAATTTGAGGATTGTGATGCGGTGAAGAGAAAAATGTTGCAAGCAGAAGCGGCCAGCGGATCGCCGGCAATGTCGTCGCGCATCGTCAACACTGCAAAGCAAAGCCGCCGGCCGCACCCTTCAGGGTTCCCTTCGGTATGAATTTAGACGAATCAGCGGCGCAATAGTCACCGTCGTTTGACGGTGCGGCTCCGAACTTCACAAGAGAGCAAAGCCCACATCCGGAGCCTATAATGGCCTCGAATGAGCCGAGGGGCAATATTCATGTCGCGGACTTTGATGCTGCTTTCACTCGTTGTTGTATCGAGTCCATTCGCAGGCTCTAAGGACAAGCCCAAGACCTTGCCTGCTCAAGTGCTGCAGGCTCAGACGATCCTCGTCGTCATCAATCCGGACGCGGGCGAACCATTGACGGATCCAGCCGCCAATCGCACCGCCAGAGAAGATGTCGAGAAAGCGTTGATACAGTGGGGACGCTTCCGTCTCGCAATGGAGCCGCATACCGCGGACCTGGTGCTTTCAGTTCGTAAGGGAACTGGACGGAGTGCAACTCCAACCATCAGCGGCGGCTCGATCGATAATCGGCCTGTGATCCTCCAGCCAGGCGGTGAAGGTGGGACGCGCATCGGTGGACAGCACGGTCGTCCGGATCCCGTTACCAGGGGAGAGCAGACTACCGGACCGCGCCTCGGAACCGAAGTCGGCGCCTCGGAGGATACATTGGAGTTGTATCTCGGCAGTGATGACTACCCCTTAGATAGCGCTCCCATCTGGCGATACACCGCAAAAGACGCCCTTCATCCGCCTAAGATTCCAGCGCTCGAGCAACTTCGAAAAGCGATCAGCGAAACTGAGAAGGCAACGCAGCAAAAGAAAAAGCCTTGAGGACATTACGCTCCGAAAAAGGAATTATTGCGTGCTGGCCGCGATCCGCATTCCTCGTTTCTCCAGCGGGTGCAACTTTGGCAGCCGCTATCTTCTGACCCCACCGGCGTTTGACGGGAGTATGTGTATGTGATGCGCATATGTACACACTCCGCCCGCCCGCGCACCCGCGCATCGGCGAGCGCGCGATGGCTTCTGCGTTCAGCGTCCAGGTGCTTTCGAAATGTATAAGCGCCAATTCCGTTCTTTAGCACTTCCATGAATCGCGGCCATTTCGGCTATAAGCACATCAAAGCCTCGATCACTTCCGTATTGCTCGTCACTCGCTAACGACGTACGAAGCGTTCTCAGGAGTCGCGAGCGATAGCGCAACGTCACGCCGTCCCATTTGCTTGTCGGCCCCCCGCGACATCACTCGCTGCGTAGAACCGTCGCTGGTTGTACGCGCGAGGCGCGCCACGCCGGTAGCAGGCACGCCGTGGTCGCAACCCCGAGCAGGAGTCCGATGACACTGGCGAACACGGCAGGGTCGAGCGGTTTGGTGGCAAACAAGCTGGAGCGGATCAGTTGCGCTGCGGCGATGGCGAGGAGCGAGCCTGCGGCAGTCCCGCCCAAGGCGGGAGCGAGACCATCGAGCAGCATCAGATGCAGGACATGTTCTCTTTGCGCCCCGAGTGCCAGCCGGATACCGATCTCCGTGCGGCGCTGCGTCGCCAAGTATGCGAGCACGCCGAACAGACCCACGGCAGCCAGCAACAGCGATATGCCCGCGAAGGCCGCCAGCAACGTCGCTTCGAAATTTGCGTCGAGGGATGATTTGTTGACGATCTGATTCATCGTGAGCACGTCCGAAACGGCGAGTTCGCGATCCATCTGCTGAATGAGCTTCTGAATGGGAAGTGCGAGGCTCTCGGGATCGCGTGCGGCGCGGACAACGAGGGCGGCGCCGCTTTCTATGCCGGCATCGATCGGGAAATACATCATCGGTTCCGGTTGCTCGGCCAGTTCGTATCGGGTGTCGCCCACGACACCGACGATCTCGTAACTCCCGATCTCGTAACTCCCCCGGCCGAAGCCGATCAGGTGCTTGCCGATCGCGTCCTCATTTGGAAAATACTGCCGCGCGAACTCAGCGCTGATGATGGCTTCGTTGGCGCCATCGAGACGCTGATCGGAACCGAAGGTGCGCCCGCGCAGGAACGGGACTTTTATCGCCGCGAAATAGCTGGGATCAGCCCAGCGAACGATCGCTAGTAGCGTCTGCCCCTGCGGCAAGGGCGGATGCTCGGCGATGGTCACGCTACCGTCGCCGAAGTATCCTTCGCCGGGAACCGCGCGGACCAGGCCGGCCGCGTCCACTCCCGGCAACGCCCGCACGCGCGCGAGCAGATCGTCGAAGAATGCCACCCGCTGTGCCGGGTTGCTGTACTGCACTTTCGGAAGAATGAAATGCATGGTGAGAATGTTGTCGGTCGCGCAGCCCAGGTCATTCGACCGCAGCCGCATGTAGCTCTTGAGCAGCAAGCTGGCGCTGACGAGCAGAACCACGGTGAACGCAACTTCGGCGCCCACGAGCACTTTGCGCACACCCGTACGCGAAGAGCCCGAGGTGGAACTGCGCGAAGACTCTTGCAGCGCCGCGACCAGGTTCCCGGAACGGCTTGCCAGCACCGGGATGAGTCCGGCGAGCAGAGCGCAAATCAATACGAGTCCCGCGACGGTTGCGACCACGACGGCATCAATGCCGATCGACTCCGCGCGCACCATATCGGTTCGCGTGATGACGAACCATCGGAGAGCTGCGTAGGCGAGAGCGAGGCCTGCTGCTCCTCCGACGGAGAAAAGTACGAACGTTTCAATGAGCTGCTCACGAAGTAGCCGGATGCGACTGCCACCGAGCGCTTTCCGGATGGCAATTTCGCGCGCTCGTGCCGCGGAGCGGGCCGTCAGCAGGTTGGCCACGTTGAGGCACGCGATCAGCAGCATGCAACCGGTAGCGGCCAGGAGCATATACAGCGCGGGCTTCACGTTGCGCACCAGGTAATCGATGAGTGGCCGCATCCCCGCGCCGGTGCTCATGAACGGAAGGTCGAGATGGGCGTCATGGATGCGGCGCACGATCGTCGAGACTTCCTGTGTGGCCTGCTCACGAGTGACGCCGGGCTTCAGCCTTCCAATGACGATGAACCCGTGGTTGTCGACCTGGGCCATCTGCGCGGGCGTTCTCTCGTGGTACACAGGAAGGAAGACCTGCACCTTCTGCTCGGGAAAAGCGAACCAACGCGGCATCACGCCAATCACGGTGTAAGGTTTGGCATCCAGATTGATTTTGCGGCCGATCACGGAAGACTCCCCGCCGAAGCGGCGTTTCCAAACAGACCAACTGAGAATGACGGTACCGTTGGCGGAAGGCTGATCGTCCTCCGGCGTGAAGGAGCGTCCGATGCTGGGCTGGACACCGAGCGTGGCGAAAAGATCCCAGGAACAGACCGTTGCACGGACCTGTTCGGGCAGCGCACGTCCTTCGGAGAGGTTGTACTGCGGCCAGGGTGTATAAAGCGCGAGATTGGAGAACGATCGGCTCTCCCGTTTCCATTCGCCGTAGGCGCCGGGGGCGACGACGTTCGCCGGAAACTTTTCGCTACTTTCGTAGAGCCGAACAAGTTGCTCCGGGTGGTCGAACGGCAGAGGTTTCAGGAGAACCGACCAGACGACGGTGAACAGCGAGATCGTCGCGCCCATGCCAACGGCGATTACCAGCATCGCCACCGCTGAAAATCCCGGCTGCCGCGCGAGCGTGCGGATGCTGATTCTTAGATCGCGGAGAAGAGTCTCGAGCCTGTCCCAACTCCAGACCTCGCGAGTTTGCTCGCTAATCACACTGGGATTGCCGAAGGCGCGCAGGGCGGCATAGCGGGCCTCTTCTGGAGCAATGCCGTGTTCCCGCTGCTCTTCTTCTTCCAGTTGAAGGTCCGATTGGAGTTCCCGTTCCAAATCGGCATCGAGTTTCCCGATCTGCCACCATTTCATCTCAGCTCTCCTCAGCTGCGGGCCACATCACCCGCGCCACAGCTTCGGCCATCTGCTTCCATTGAGATTCTTCGACGACAAGCTGTTTTCTTCCCTTATCGGTAAGCCGGTAGTACTTGAATTCCCGATTCCGATCTGGAGCCATCTCCCATTTCGAGGTGATCCATCCCCTTCGCTCCAGCCGGTGCAGCGCGGGGTAAAGCGAGCCGTGCTGCATCTGGAGAAAATCATTCGTGGTCCGCTGAATATGCTTGCCGATCTGGTGGCCGTGAGCAGGACCATAGAGAAGAGTTCGCAAGATCAGCATGTCAAGGGTGCCTTGCAGAAGGTTCGCGCGTTCCGGTGTCTGTTTGGCCATAGAAGACATTCGACCATCAATTACACAGAATGGTAGACACTCGACCATCAGCAGTCAAGCCGTGACTTGAAGATCTGTTGATGGAAGGGACATTCAGACGTCCACTCAACGACCACACCAGCTACTTAGGGCTGAGAACAGCAAGGAACGCGACTGAGGTTCCCTTTGGGTTTCTATGCCGATTGCGGAGGAATATCCGGCTAGACATGGTCATCCGAATGTCCCGAGGTACAAAGTATGCGGGAATGGCATCAGAATGACAACCATCTGCAGGCCGTGCAGCTTTGGCGGCCTATATCCTAACCCATTTTGAACGCAGGTTTTTTCACACCTCCGGCTGGTTTGTTTTGCGTTTCTTCTTTCCAAGCTTCTTGTTGTGCTTCAAGGAGCACGATGTAGCAGTTTTCCCGCGCGTATAGCCTAACCCCACCGTCGTTTGACACTGCTACAACTGCTTCCTAGACTTGAGCTTCAAGAATTCAGAGCTGATGTCACGCACTTGGTGCGATTAGAGTTGGTCGCAACTCGTGTGGACGCGTCCAATTATTAGACCGAAGGAAAAGGGCCCATCATGAGTCGGAGTTTGGTTGCATTCTTACTATTGTTCTTAGTCTCCAGCAACGGTGTTGCCGATTTAAGGTCAACGAAGAACTTCAATGCGAATACCATAATCGGCGCTGCACAGGGTGAGAAGTCCGCCGCACCGTCTACGTCGAATGCGCAAGCGTCTGACGACTCCAAGGCTGGCCAGACTGCGAATCCAGGTCCGGCGAAGAAGCGCGCAATTCGCATCGGCGTAGCGCAGATTGCGAGCACCGTTGAGAGTTCGCTATCGACTGACGGGTTGCAGCAGGAGCTAGTCAACGACCTGAATTTCCTCGGCGCACAAGGAGTCGCTATCTCAACGGATCCTCACGACCGTGAAGGTGCCCTCGAGCAAGCCAAGCTGCAAGCTTGTGACTATGTCGTGTTTACGACCATCAATGGTTTGAAGACTGCAAGCGTTGGACAGAAGCTCGGCAGTGTTTTCAATCGTGGTGGTCTCGGTGCTGTGGGCGGCAGTGGACAGGGGCGCGTCGAATTGAATGCCCAAGTAAAGGTCTTCCAGCCGGACGGTGCAACACCGTTATTCGACGGTGATGTAAATTTCCGCCAGAACGACACCGAAGGAACGGCTAAGGGACTGATGAAGACCGAGGCGAGAAACGTGATGCTGCAAATCAAGAAGTTGCAGGGTTCAAAATAGGTTCAGTTAAGACTGTCATCCTGAGGCCCGGTCTTGGCCGAAGGATCTCTGGAACGAATGGATTTGAATGCTGTTTCGCGGCTCTTACACGAGAATTCTCGCCCCAAAAAACCAATTCACCGCGTGTAAGTTCGACGCATCGCGGAGATCCTTCGGCCAAACCAGGCCTCAGGATGACAGTGTTAGAAGGGACGTCGTGTATCCGCGGCTCTAAGCCGTAGCAGCCATCTGCACCTTTGCTTGCTCCTCACCGAACCTCACCGAGACAATCTTCGATACCCCCGGTTCCTGCATGGTGACGCCATACAACACAGGTGACGAGCTGATCGTGCGCTTGTGGTGAGTAATCACGATAAATTGCGTACGATCGCTCATTTCCCTTACCAATTCGGTGAAACGTCCAACATTCGATTCGTCGAGCGGCGCATCGACTTCGTCGAGGATGCAGAATGGGCT
Above is a window of Terriglobales bacterium DNA encoding:
- a CDS encoding response regulator transcription factor is translated as MSPVPKANHSQGKTTPGKKFFVLLADDDPIVCEVVRAKLSASQEFQVVGEAHDGKRAIEQVEKLHPDVLLLDLLMPNLPGIEALKELSARHATAHTIVFSASVGPEQIVQALQLGARGILSKKSIAQLEPAMRSVLNGNYWVEGREEGDVGKILADLSASMRAGAQPRNYGLTQREIEVIGLVTEGCSNREIASRLNITEDTVKRHLTNIFDKIGMSTRLELALFALKNNLAAPNRA
- a CDS encoding pentapeptide repeat-containing protein, producing MIVFREARKRPLPWRERRQQIPAWSTPFFALEWVWEWVAFALSRWTFVEVLEYFGTLSVLVAVIFYFYESGDRVKQRHYQAWQVINTAQGKGGSGGRIEALQELNRDRVPLVGVDVSGAFLQAIRLKNARLLRSDFSAADVRNSDFDAANLQDSNLRSANFRQSNFQDASLAGAEMEDGDFEGADFSRADLTGAVFDNADLRLASLKDSQWNEIRSIKGANVFGVHDAPAGFVEWATKHGAVQMQSDEQWENWREARKQ
- a CDS encoding ABC transporter permease, producing the protein MKWWQIGKLDADLERELQSDLQLEEEEQREHGIAPEEARYAALRAFGNPSVISEQTREVWSWDRLETLLRDLRISIRTLARQPGFSAVAMLVIAVGMGATISLFTVVWSVLLKPLPFDHPEQLVRLYESSEKFPANVVAPGAYGEWKRESRSFSNLALYTPWPQYNLSEGRALPEQVRATVCSWDLFATLGVQPSIGRSFTPEDDQPSANGTVILSWSVWKRRFGGESSVIGRKINLDAKPYTVIGVMPRWFAFPEQKVQVFLPVYHERTPAQMAQVDNHGFIVIGRLKPGVTREQATQEVSTIVRRIHDAHLDLPFMSTGAGMRPLIDYLVRNVKPALYMLLAATGCMLLIACLNVANLLTARSAARAREIAIRKALGGSRIRLLREQLIETFVLFSVGGAAGLALAYAALRWFVITRTDMVRAESIGIDAVVVATVAGLVLICALLAGLIPVLASRSGNLVAALQESSRSSTSGSSRTGVRKVLVGAEVAFTVVLLVSASLLLKSYMRLRSNDLGCATDNILTMHFILPKVQYSNPAQRVAFFDDLLARVRALPGVDAAGLVRAVPGEGYFGDGSVTIAEHPPLPQGQTLLAIVRWADPSYFAAIKVPFLRGRTFGSDQRLDGANEAIISAEFARQYFPNEDAIGKHLIGFGRGSYEIGSYEIVGVVGDTRYELAEQPEPMMYFPIDAGIESGAALVVRAARDPESLALPIQKLIQQMDRELAVSDVLTMNQIVNKSSLDANFEATLLAAFAGISLLLAAVGLFGVLAYLATQRRTEIGIRLALGAQREHVLHLMLLDGLAPALGGTAAGSLLAIAAAQLIRSSLFATKPLDPAVFASVIGLLLGVATTACLLPAWRASRVQPATVLRSE
- a CDS encoding PadR family transcriptional regulator encodes the protein MAKQTPERANLLQGTLDMLILRTLLYGPAHGHQIGKHIQRTTNDFLQMQHGSLYPALHRLERRGWITSKWEMAPDRNREFKYYRLTDKGRKQLVVEESQWKQMAEAVARVMWPAAEES